A part of Aegilops tauschii subsp. strangulata cultivar AL8/78 chromosome 2, Aet v6.0, whole genome shotgun sequence genomic DNA contains:
- the LOC109755336 gene encoding probable BOI-related E3 ubiquitin-protein ligase 3: MAVQAQHLSHSFPHDLHAYNSVSALEDEMTGGSLFFPDNLKRGPELEGVGNTLFGDVPRVDPTWHDSITRSHGFVQRKRARVVPEAPSYLENQRGQGLVPVGDVLTRAVGSGTASTSGRMINAAGPPQDLLSQLYRQGMEIDAVLRLETDRMRAGLEEARQEHVRALVSAAERAAARRLRAAEAALELARCRNAKLSERLTQICAEGQAWIRVAKSHEAVAAGLQATLDQLLQSPCAAVAATGADGDGDAEDARSCCFETPAGDDAAASKASAAACRACGEGESCVLLLPCRHLCLCSACDAAVDTCPLCATTKNASLHVLLS; the protein is encoded by the exons ATGGCCGTGCAGGCGCAacacctctcccactccttccccCACGACCTCCACGCCTACAACAGCGTCAGTGCTCTGGAGGACGAGATGACGGGCGGCTCCCTCTTCTTTCCCGACAACCTCAAGCGCGGGCCGGAACTGGAGGGTGTTGGGAACACGCTGTTCGGCGACGTTCCGCGCGTCGATCCCACTTGGCACGACAGTATCACCCGCAGCCACGGTTTTGTGCAGAGGAAGCGGGCGCGCGTCGTCCCGGAGGCGCCTTCGTACTTGGAGAATCAGCGCGGGCAGGGGCTTGTGCCCGTCGGCGATGTGCTGACCAGGGCGGTGGGCTCCGGCACGGCGTCCACCAGTGGGAGAATGATCAATGCCGCCGGCCCGCCGCAGGACCTGCTCTCGCAGCTGTACCGTCAGGGCATGGAGATCGATGCAGTCCTACGACTCGAG ACCGACCGCATGCGCGCGGGGCTGGAGGAGGCGCGGCAGGAGCACGTCAGGGCGCTGGTATCGGCGGCGGAGCGTGCTGCGGCGAGGCGGCTGCGTGCCGCGGAGGCCGCGCTGGAGCTGGCGCGCTGCCGCAACGCCAAGCTGTCAGAGAGGCTCACCCAGATTTGCGCCGAGGGTCAGGCGTGGATACGCGTCGCCAAGAGCCACGAGGCAGTCGCTGCGGGCCTCCAAGCTACACTCGACCAGCTTCTGCAGTCCCcttgcgctgccgtcgccgccaccGGAGCGGATGGAGACGGCGACGCCGAGGACGCGCGGTCCTGCTGTTTCGAGACCCCCGCCGGCGACGACGCTGCGGCATCCaaggcgtcggcggcggcgtgcAGGGCTTGCGGCGAGGGCGAGTCGTGCGTGTTGCTGCTGCCGTGCAGGCACCTGTGCCTCTGCAGCGCGTGCGACGCCGCCGTGGACACTTGCCCGTTGTGCGCGACCACCAAGAACGCGTCGCTCCATGTCCTGCTCTCGTGA